AACAAATTGTTCCAACTGAAAATGAAATGAATGAAGTATAGAAAGGCGATTTAGTATACAGTGATAGTCTTGAATTGACAGATGTTTGGATAGGAATAAGCATTCCAACTAGGACACCAATGATATAGAAAAGAAGCATATGAATAAAGTCTCACTTTCCAAAGTTAATAATAAAATCATATATTTACATTATCATTATAGAGAAAATATACAACTCATTTACAATAATGTTGAAAAAAACAGGACATTATTACAACAAAATCACCCTAGACAATCATGATGAAAGTCTAGGGTGTTAGTATTTATACTAAATTAATTGCGCTTTCTTTATATCTATTTCTTATCTTCAAATAAAACAGTTGTTGTTTTATCAATAATTTGAGCAGAATGTACTTTGGTGATAGTACCACTATTTGACTTTATAATATTTAAATCTACTAATGCATTCATACTATCACGTGCAACTTGCTCGGTCACTACGTTGTTTAATTGTGGTAATTGCAGTTTTACAGGCTTGTCTAGTGAAGATTTAAAACTTAATTCAAGTGTTTTAGTCATGAATATGTCCTCCTGATTAAATTGATAAAGATTTGATGAGTTCGATATTGCTATATGTTTCTCCAGTAAGTCGCTCAATAAGTTTGCTGAATGTTTTAATTTGGTCGTTTGATGCATCAGGGTTAATGTTAGCGAATCGACGCTTAAATTCTGTTTGTTTGCCGTTAGCGTCTACTTTAGTAAATGATAATACAATAGTGATGTGGTTTATTTTACTCATATTTTAAAACCTCCTTTCACACTATATATCGAAACAAAATAATAAAATGGCTAATTTTATTTTCTATGTTTAAAATCTATAAAAAAGGCAATAGATATATGTAACTAAAATATAATATAGCTATGATTAAGACACTTAAAGCAAGGGGAGGTTGAGTAATGAATAAAGTAGAAGCGATTAAATTTAATGATGATATTGTTAAAATGTATGAAGCGCTCAAGATAAAATCTGAACGTGACTATTTATTCTTTAAGTTAGCTATACATAGTGGATTGAAAGTATCAGAATTATTAACAATTACAGTCTCTCAAGTTAAGAGACTAATTGAAAAGTGTACGTTATCAGAAATGTGTAAAGCACATTTTCATTCGTTGATTAAAATTAGGTTACCAGAAACATTATCGAAAGAACTACTTCAATATATAGAGGACAGGAGTCTTTCGAATGAAGACGTTCTTTTTCAATCACTACGAACAAATCAAGTATTATCTAGACAGCAAGCATATCGAATAATTCACCAAGCATCAATTGAAGCTGGTATAGATAATGTAGGACTAACGACATTGCGTAAGACATTTGCATATCATGCTTATCAAAAAGGTATACTTATACCAGTCATTCAAAAGTATTTAGGGCA
The genomic region above belongs to Staphylococcus aureus and contains:
- a CDS encoding tyrosine-type recombinase/integrase, which codes for MNKVEAIKFNDDIVKMYEALKIKSERDYLFFKLAIHSGLKVSELLTITVSQVKRLIEKCTLSEMCKAHFHSLIKIRLPETLSKELLQYIEDRSLSNEDVLFQSLRTNQVLSRQQAYRIIHQASIEAGIDNVGLTTLRKTFAYHAYQKGILIPVIQKYLGHQSAIETLNFIGLENECEHSIYISLQL
- a CDS encoding DUF2922 domain-containing protein — translated: MTKTLELSFKSSLDKPVKLQLPQLNNVVTEQVARDSMNALVDLNIIKSNSGTITKVHSAQIIDKTTTVLFEDKK
- a CDS encoding DUF1659 domain-containing protein codes for the protein MSKINHITIVLSFTKVDANGKQTEFKRRFANINPDASNDQIKTFSKLIERLTGETYSNIELIKSLSI